The sequence TCCAAACTGGCAGAAGAGAATTCAGTCATGGCAGTCAGCGAATAGAGGGAGGGAATCCCCTGACAGAAAAATCTTGACAATCCGGTCTGGATTGTGCTAGCATTAAAGTAATAAAATATAAAACCTTGAGATGAAAGAGTAAGGGAATTGAACGGAGTGATCCGTTTATTTTGCCTTACTCTTTTTTTGTATGAATTCCATTAAATAGGGTGACCATTACGGATATGGAGGAGAAGAACATGAAGGAAATGAATTACGATGCAGCGATCATTGGCGGCGGCGTAATCGGCTGTGCAATTGCAAGAGAACTGGCCCGCTATGACCTTAGCATTTGTGTTATTGAGCGGGAGGAAGATGTTTGTTCCGGTACTTCAAAGTCGAACAGTGCCATTGTCCACGCAGGATATGATGCGGTACCTGGATCCTTAAAGGCGAGATTTAATGTGGAAGGCAATCATTTAATGGGAGAGCTTTCAGAGGAACTTGATTTTCAGGTGATTCGAAATGGCTCTTTGGTACTCTGCTTTTCAGAAGAAGATATGCCCGCTCTTAAGGAACTTTATGAGAAGGGCGTAAAAAACGGAGTCCCCGGCTTGTCCATTCTTTCCGGCGATGAGGTGAGGGCCATGGAACCCAATGTGGCAGAGACGGTAGTGGCCGCATTGTATGCTCCTACTGGGGGGATCGTATGCCCCTTTGGTTTAACCATTGCACTGGCGGAGAATGCCTGCGACAACGGTGTAGAATTTTTATTTAACACTGAGGTAATAGAAATTGAAATGGCGGAAAATGGCTATGACCTAAAAACCGGGGAGGGGATCATACATGCAACCTATGTGATCAATGCAGCCGGTGTTTATGCCGACGTATTCCATAATATGGTAAGCGAGGAGAAGATTCACATCACGGCTAGAAAGGGAGATTACTGCCTGCTGGATAAGGAGGCAGGAACCCATGTGTCCCATACCATCTTCCAGCTTCCAGGCAAGATGGGGAAGGGGGTTCTGGTGACCCCTACGGTCCACGGCAACCTGCTGATTGGGCCTACAGCAATCAATGTGGAGGATAAGGAAGGCGTCGGAACAACCGCGAAGGAACTGTCGGATATAATGGAGAAGTCTGCCTGGGGAGTAAAGAATATTCCGCTCCGCCAGATCATCACCTCCTTTTCAGGCCTTCGCGCTCATGAAGATGGGGATGACTTTATCCTGGGTGAGATTTCTGATGCCGCCGGCTTCTTTGATGCGGCAGGCATTGAATCACCGGG is a genomic window of Lacrimispora sphenoides containing:
- a CDS encoding NAD(P)/FAD-dependent oxidoreductase; its protein translation is MKEMNYDAAIIGGGVIGCAIARELARYDLSICVIEREEDVCSGTSKSNSAIVHAGYDAVPGSLKARFNVEGNHLMGELSEELDFQVIRNGSLVLCFSEEDMPALKELYEKGVKNGVPGLSILSGDEVRAMEPNVAETVVAALYAPTGGIVCPFGLTIALAENACDNGVEFLFNTEVIEIEMAENGYDLKTGEGIIHATYVINAAGVYADVFHNMVSEEKIHITARKGDYCLLDKEAGTHVSHTIFQLPGKMGKGVLVTPTVHGNLLIGPTAINVEDKEGVGTTAKELSDIMEKSAWGVKNIPLRQIITSFSGLRAHEDGDDFILGEISDAAGFFDAAGIESPGLTSAPAIGVYIAGLVAEKAKASRKENFKVTRKGILDPQKLSFEERAELIKKNPQYGTIICRCEGVSEGEIVDAITRTLGAVSLDGIKRRVRAGMGRCQAGFCAPKTMEILARETDRKLEDICKNRPGSNIVTGHK